The genomic region GGCGCTGGTGAGGAAGTACGGCAGCAGCGCCGCGCTGGAGACCACGTTCACGATCCCCCCGTGCCCGCGGGCCACCATGCCCGGCAGCACCGCGTGCATCAGCCGCAGCGGAGCCACCGAGTTGACCACCGTGGTCAGCTCCTCGTCCTCGGCCTCGCACTCGTGCAGGGGCGCGCTGGCCCCTGGCGCGCCGGCGTTGTTGACCACCAGGTCCACCGGGTTCGCCGGATCGGCCAGCCGGGCGCACACCTTGGCTATTCCCTCGGGCCGCCCGAGATCGGCGGTGAGCACCTCGACCCGGACATTGAATTCGTGGGTCAGCTCACTCGCCAGCACGGCCAGCCGATCGGTCCTGCGGGCCACCACGACAAGGTCAGAGCCGCGTGCCGCGAGTATTCGGGCGAAGCTTTCGCCAATACCGCTGGACGCACCGGTGACCAGGGCAGTCTGATACATGCAGATGCCACTCCAGTCAAAGTTCTGCGGGTGCCGGACAGCCACGAGCGGAGTGTCGTCAGCCCAATGCCCCCAGGAATCGTTCTCGCCCATCCAGGCTTGCACAACCGGCCTCGATGTCAAGGCCGGTTCATTGATTTCCAAGTTTCCCCGATTGGCACTCCGCCGGTTTTCGAATTGAGCCGACATCGGTTCGCGGTGCCGGTAGTGTCCGCGGGGGGCCGCTCGCCACTCCCCACTTCATCCTGATCGTCCGGAGAGGAACTCACGTGCATTCAGCCCCAGCCGCGGCAGGGCCGGAGAAACCGCTGTCCGCCCTGCGCACCCTTTTCGGCTATGTCCGGCCGTACCGCGGGACGCTCATCGCGGGCGGCGTGGTCAGCTTCCTCGGCGGCATCCTCGGCCTGGCCGCCCCACTGGCGACCAAGGAGGTGCTGGACACCCTCAGCGCCGGTGGCGACCTGACCGGGCCGGTGCTGCTGATGGCCGTGCTGTTCGTGCTCGCCGCCGCGCTGCACGCGGGCGGCACCTACCTGCTGGAGCGCACCGGGGAGAACGTGGTGCGCGGGGTCCGGGTGTCCCTGGTCGGCCGGATCATGCGGCTGCGGGTGCCCGAGCTGGACCAGAACCGGCCGGGCGACCTGATGGCCAGGGTCACCTCCGACACCACCCTGCTGCGCCAGGTCTCCGCGGAGTCACTGGCGAACACGGTCAACGGTGTGCTGCTGCTGATCGGCGCGCTGGTGGTGATGGTCTTCATGGACCTGGTGCTGCTGCTGGTCACCGCGGGCGTGGTGGTGCTGATGATGGTGTGCGAGGCGCTGGTGCTGCCGCGCATCGGCAAGGCCACCGGGCAGGCGCAGGCCGCGCTCGGCGAGATCGGCTCCGACCTGGAGCGCACCCTCGGCGCCTTCCGCACGGTCAAGGCCAGCGGCGCGGAGGCGCGGGAGACCGACCTGATCGCCGGGCACGTGGACGTCGCCCGGCGGGCCGGGTACACCGTGGCCGCCTGGCACGCGGTGGCCACCATGACCGCGGGCCTGGCCATCCAGCTGGCCTTCCTGGCCGTGCTCGGCGTCGGCGGCGCGCGGGTGCTCTCCGGCGACCTGCCGATCAGCTCGCTGGTGGCCTTCCTGCTCTACCTGTACTACCTGAACCGGCCGATCGACTGGCTGACCGTGGGCGCCACCCAGCTGCAGGTGGGCCTGGCCGCGGTGCGCCGGGTCCGCGACGTCGAGCAGCTGAAGGTGGAGGAACCCGCGCCGGTCACCGTGACCGCGCCGCAGGGCGAGCCGGGCGCGGCGACGGTGGAGTTCGCCGGGGTGAGCTTCCGCTACCGGGAGGACACCGAGCTGGTGCACAACGACCTGAGCTTCCTGGCGCCGGCGGGCAGCATGACCGCGCTGGTCGGGTCCTCCGGCGCGGGCAAGTCCACGGTGTTCGCGCTGCTGGAACGGTTCTACGAGGCCGACCGCGGCTCGGTGACCATCGACGGCAGGGATGTCCGGGACTGGCCGCTGCACGAGCTGCGCCGCACCATCGGCTACGTGGAGCAGGACGCCCCGGTGCTGCACGGCACGCTGCGGGACAACCTGCGCTTCGCCGCGCCGGAGGCCACCGACGAGCAGATCCGCCAGGTGCTGGAGCGCACCCGGCTGGACAGCCTGCTGCGGCGGCTGCCGGAGGGCCTGGACACCGCGGTCGGCCACCGGGGCACCACGCTCTCCGGCGGCGAGCGGCAGCGGATCGCGATCGCGCGGGCGCTGCTGCGCTACCCCAGGCTGCTGCTGCTGGACGAGGCGACCTCGCAGCTGGACTCGGTGAACGAGGCCGCGCTGCGCGAGGTGGTCGCCGACATCGCGGGCACCACCACGGTGCTGGTGATCGCGCACCGTCTGTCCACTGTGGCCAGTGCGAGCCAGATCCTGGTGCTGGACGGCGGAAAGGTGCGGGCCAGCGGCACGCACCGCGAGCTGATCAGCGACGACGACCTGTACCGCCAGCTGGCGGCCACCCAGTTCGCCGCGGCCTCGGTGCTGGAGCCCACCGGGCCGGAGGCCTGATCCGGTGTTGAACGCACTGCGGCCGGACCGGTCGGCCGACCGGTCCGGCCGCGGTGTGCCGTCAGTCCACCGGCTCCAGCCGGGCGGCCAGGCTGGCCAGGGACTCGGTGCCGAGCAGCTCGTCGGCCAGCAGCCCGGTGTACCCGCGCCGGGCCAGCTCGGCCAGCACCAGCGGCGCGGCCAGCATCGGCGCGCCCAGCTCGGCCAGGCTGCGGCCCAGGTCCGGGTTGACCTCCGGCAGCACCGCGGTCACCGCGCCGGCCAGCGCCAGCTCGGCCGGATCCGCCGGTGGCCGGGGCGGTTGGTCCTGCCCGTCGCCCTCGGCCAGCACCGGGCCACCCGCTTCGGCGCGCAGGGTGAACCAGTGCGGGGCGAGCAGGCCGGGCAGCTCGCTGAGCTGGTCCAGCACGAACCGGCGCAGCGTGGCCGGGGTGTGCTCCGCCGCGGCAACCACTTCGGCGCGCACCTTGTCGTCCACAATGGACAGCTCGGCCGACTCTACCCCCGGGCAGGCGGCCAGCACCTCGGTGGTCAGGCCCAGGTCTGCCCAGCCCTCCGGCAGGAACACCCAGCCTTCCTTGGGCACCCCGGTCCGCTCGGCAGGCACCGCGAGGTCCTCCCCCGCGGCGGCCGCGCGCAGCAGCTCGCGCATGCGCCGCAACAGGTCCCGCGCGTCGTCCAGGGTGAGCAGGTGGTCGCCGGTGTTGAGGTCCACCCGCAGCATGCCGTCATCGGGCTCGATGTCCAGGAACACCGAGCCGCAGGCGCCGGGGGTGGTGTGGCCGCTGAGCTCGTCCTCGCCGGTGGCGACCTCGGTGTCCGGGAAGTAGGACAGGTAGTTGAAGTCCAGCAGCGAGAACGGCTGCACCCCAGTGCGCGCGGCGTGCCGCTGCACGGCCATGTGCAGCGCGCCGGGGTCGTAGCGGCTGAACCGGTAGCCGCGCAGGGTCTCCTCGGAGACCTGGCGGACCAGCTCGTCGAAGGCCAGCCCGGCCTCGGCGCGCACCGGCACCATCACCGGGGCCGAGTACGGGCCGATGCTGCCGCGGGTGCGCGCGGTGGTCCGGTTGGAGACGATCACGTCCAGGCAGAACCGGTCCGCCCCGGTGCGTTCGGCGATCAGGAAGGCCCAGGCGGCCAGCACCACCACCGGCAGGCTCACCCCGTGCCGGGTGGCCACCACCTGGCAGTCGGCCAGCAGTCCGGCCGAGCGCAGCCGCGCCGCGTGCCTGGCCTCGCCGCCCTGCTCGGCGCAGAAGGCGGCCAGCAGGTGCTGCGGGTGCGCGCGCACCACCTCCAGCCAGTGCTCGTGCGAGCGCTGCGCCTCGGCCAGCGCGCGCGGCGTGGCCTCCGCGGCGACCTGGTCCAGCGGGTGGTGCCGGGCGGGCGGCAGCTCCTTGCCGCGCAACAGGTCCACGAGTTCGTCCAGCAGCACCGCCATGGCCCAGCCGTCGGCGGCGAGGTGGCTCATGAACAGCGCCAGCACCACCGGCGAGCCGTCCCGCAGCAGCACCATGGCCCGCCACGGCCACTCGGTGGTGACCTCGAACCCGGTGCCGATGAACGCCGAGAGCGCCTGGTGCACGGCGGTCTCCGCGGGCGTGCCGGTGAAGGCGGGGACCTCCTCGCCCGGCACCGTGCAGCGCACCAACTGGACCACCCGGTGCAGGGCGGCCTCGTCGAGTCCGTCCGCGGCGACCTCGGTCAGCTCGATCGGGTGCTCATCCGGATCGCCGACGAACTGCTCCGGCCGGTCCAGGGAGACGGTGGTCCGCAACGCCTCGTGCCTGCGCACCAGCGTGCGCAGCGCGGTCCGGACCTCCGCCGTGGACACCCCGGCCGGCAGGCGGCAGGAGTCCAGCAGCGGCAGCGAGAAGGAGTGGCGCTCGTGCGGCAGGTGCCGTTCCAGCCAGTGCCACTGCTGTCCGTGGCTCAACGGCCCGGACCTGCCTGCGGGGGTGCTCTCGTTCACGTGTCTCCGTTCCGGATCCCGGCTGCCTGCCGCGGTGCGGGCCGTTGTGCCGGACTTCCACGATCCAAATGTTGCCGTAGCGGACGGCTGTGGCCGAACCGGCCCGGCGAATTATCCTTCACCTGCCCGTGCGGCAAGTGTACAAAAACATCTGGTTTGACCAAGGACGGGGCCGGTGGTACGAATGACGTAGGGGGTGTCGTTACCGGAACGACCCGCGCAGCTGAGCCGTCTGGGTGGCGAATCAACCGCCAGGTGCGCGAATTCCGGCAACACCCGACAAGTGCTGGCGACCACCCGTCCAGCCTGCCATCTTCCCAGCTAGTCGCACTGCGGAGGGGACTGTCTTGTCGACCGTCGACACGTTGGACAGCTATCGCCAGGAACTTCTCGACACCGTCGGGGAGATCCTGGGTGACAAAGTCCAGCCGGATGACCACTTTCTCGATGTGCGTGGCGATTCACTCACCGCGGCCATCATCAACGACCGGCTGATCGCCACTCGTGGGCGCGGCGTGGAGCTGTCGCTGTTTTTTGAATCGGAAACCCTCGGTGAACTCGCCGACCACTGGGCGTCATTGCTCACCGAGGCTCAAGCAGCGGAAAGCGAAGCTGTCAATCATGGCTGAGCAACCGGCAGGCTTGCCGAAACTTCTTCTTGACATCGCGGCCGCCTTCCCGGACCGGACCCTGCTGGTGCAGCCGGGCTGGCCGGATGTCTCGGCGCGGGCGCTGCTGGCCGCGGTCCAGCAGGCCGCGCTGCGGCTGCGCGAGCACGGCATCCGCCGCGACGACCGGGTGACCATCGAGACCAAGGAGCTGGGCTGGGCGGAGTTCCTGCACGCCTACCTGGCCGTGGTCTGGCTGGGCGCGGTGCCGGTGCTGGCCCCGGAGCCGGAGTTCGCCCCGGCCGCCGAGCTGGGCGCCCGGCACGTGCTCGCGCCGCAGGCCCGCGCGGGCGTGCTGGGCGTGGCCGAGCTGCTGGCCGAGGCGAGCGGACCCGCGGTGGAGCTGGCGCCGGTGCCCGCGGCCAACGGCGAGCTGGACGTGGTGTTCACCTCCGGCACCACCGGGGCCTGGAAGCCGGTGGCCTCCACCCACCAGCAGTGGCTGGAGACGCTGCCGATGAGCACCTCCCGCGAGGTGCGCCAGACCAAGGTGGTCGCGCACGGCGGGGTGCCTGCCGCCGCCTCCGCCGGGGTGCACGGGGTGGCCCTGCACCACCTGGCGCGTGGGGTCACCAGCGTGTGGGCGGCCAGCCCGCCCGAGCTGATCGAGGCCTGTGCGCGCACCGGCGCGGTGGAGCTGCACATGACCCCGCACTCGCTGCGCGCGCTGCTGCTGCACGCCGAGCTGATCGGCCCGGAGTGGGCGGCCCAGGTCCGGGTGATCAAGACCGTCGGCGGGGTGGTGCCCAAGCAGGTCGGCTGCCTGGCCATGGAGACCTTCCCCAAGGCCAGGGTGGTCTGCCTGTACGGGCTCACCGAGGCCGGTTCCGCGCTGGGGCTCAAGGTGTTCGACCCGGAGCGCCCGGACTCCATCGGCCGCCCGCTGCCCGGCACCGAGATCCGCGTGGTGGACAACGGGAAGTCGCTGCCCGCCGGTGAGGTCGGCGAGATCGCGGTGCGCCGCCAGGGCGTGCCGCCGCTGCGCTACCTGCGCGAGGGCGAGGGCCTGGACGACATCCACCCGGACGGCTGGGTGTTCACCGGCGACCTGGGCTACGTGGCCCCGGACGGGGAGATCCACCTGGTGGGCCGGTTGAAGGAGCTGCTGTTCCTGGAGACCGGGCGCACCGCGCCGCACGTGATCGAGGACGAGCTGGCCCCGCTGCTGCCGCGGGAGGCCGACTTCGCTGTGGTCGGGGTGC from Crossiella sp. CA-258035 harbors:
- a CDS encoding SDR family oxidoreductase, whose translation is MSAQFENRRSANRGNLEINEPALTSRPVVQAWMGENDSWGHWADDTPLVAVRHPQNFDWSGICMYQTALVTGASSGIGESFARILAARGSDLVVVARRTDRLAVLASELTHEFNVRVEVLTADLGRPEGIAKVCARLADPANPVDLVVNNAGAPGASAPLHECEAEDEELTTVVNSVAPLRLMHAVLPGMVARGHGGIVNVVSSAALLPYFLTSASYGASKAYLLSLSEAVAMQVKPHGVRVTAVLPGYVRTEMTEDTEDVPNFLWIPKEKIVGDALKALGAGRSMVVPGAFYRVVDVVFRLLPRPLARVLAKLLV
- a CDS encoding ABC transporter ATP-binding protein translates to MHSAPAAAGPEKPLSALRTLFGYVRPYRGTLIAGGVVSFLGGILGLAAPLATKEVLDTLSAGGDLTGPVLLMAVLFVLAAALHAGGTYLLERTGENVVRGVRVSLVGRIMRLRVPELDQNRPGDLMARVTSDTTLLRQVSAESLANTVNGVLLLIGALVVMVFMDLVLLLVTAGVVVLMMVCEALVLPRIGKATGQAQAALGEIGSDLERTLGAFRTVKASGAEARETDLIAGHVDVARRAGYTVAAWHAVATMTAGLAIQLAFLAVLGVGGARVLSGDLPISSLVAFLLYLYYLNRPIDWLTVGATQLQVGLAAVRRVRDVEQLKVEEPAPVTVTAPQGEPGAATVEFAGVSFRYREDTELVHNDLSFLAPAGSMTALVGSSGAGKSTVFALLERFYEADRGSVTIDGRDVRDWPLHELRRTIGYVEQDAPVLHGTLRDNLRFAAPEATDEQIRQVLERTRLDSLLRRLPEGLDTAVGHRGTTLSGGERQRIAIARALLRYPRLLLLDEATSQLDSVNEAALREVVADIAGTTTVLVIAHRLSTVASASQILVLDGGKVRASGTHRELISDDDLYRQLAATQFAAASVLEPTGPEA
- a CDS encoding condensation domain-containing protein; amino-acid sequence: MNESTPAGRSGPLSHGQQWHWLERHLPHERHSFSLPLLDSCRLPAGVSTAEVRTALRTLVRRHEALRTTVSLDRPEQFVGDPDEHPIELTEVAADGLDEAALHRVVQLVRCTVPGEEVPAFTGTPAETAVHQALSAFIGTGFEVTTEWPWRAMVLLRDGSPVVLALFMSHLAADGWAMAVLLDELVDLLRGKELPPARHHPLDQVAAEATPRALAEAQRSHEHWLEVVRAHPQHLLAAFCAEQGGEARHAARLRSAGLLADCQVVATRHGVSLPVVVLAAWAFLIAERTGADRFCLDVIVSNRTTARTRGSIGPYSAPVMVPVRAEAGLAFDELVRQVSEETLRGYRFSRYDPGALHMAVQRHAARTGVQPFSLLDFNYLSYFPDTEVATGEDELSGHTTPGACGSVFLDIEPDDGMLRVDLNTGDHLLTLDDARDLLRRMRELLRAAAAGEDLAVPAERTGVPKEGWVFLPEGWADLGLTTEVLAACPGVESAELSIVDDKVRAEVVAAAEHTPATLRRFVLDQLSELPGLLAPHWFTLRAEAGGPVLAEGDGQDQPPRPPADPAELALAGAVTAVLPEVNPDLGRSLAELGAPMLAAPLVLAELARRGYTGLLADELLGTESLASLAARLEPVD
- a CDS encoding acyl carrier protein codes for the protein MSTVDTLDSYRQELLDTVGEILGDKVQPDDHFLDVRGDSLTAAIINDRLIATRGRGVELSLFFESETLGELADHWASLLTEAQAAESEAVNHG
- a CDS encoding class I adenylate-forming enzyme family protein; the protein is MAEQPAGLPKLLLDIAAAFPDRTLLVQPGWPDVSARALLAAVQQAALRLREHGIRRDDRVTIETKELGWAEFLHAYLAVVWLGAVPVLAPEPEFAPAAELGARHVLAPQARAGVLGVAELLAEASGPAVELAPVPAANGELDVVFTSGTTGAWKPVASTHQQWLETLPMSTSREVRQTKVVAHGGVPAAASAGVHGVALHHLARGVTSVWAASPPELIEACARTGAVELHMTPHSLRALLLHAELIGPEWAAQVRVIKTVGGVVPKQVGCLAMETFPKARVVCLYGLTEAGSALGLKVFDPERPDSIGRPLPGTEIRVVDNGKSLPAGEVGEIAVRRQGVPPLRYLREGEGLDDIHPDGWVFTGDLGYVAPDGEIHLVGRLKELLFLETGRTAPHVIEDELAPLLPREADFAVVGVPSAGSWDQIVVFVAGAEDDRTLSIVDTLRAVDGKFAPAHVEVLPEIPRTATGKAKRGKLTALFQQSRQPV